A part of Microcoleus sp. bin38.metabat.b11b12b14.051 genomic DNA contains:
- a CDS encoding GIY-YIG nuclease family protein, whose protein sequence is MPTNDSDLQIQARRILDAIAFIPFEQCQPLTRRFESIPARPGIYAIRHRTDGLLYIGKTKSLRGRFSGGHKAFLWAWLDKYSDEDIRIAVQTISHWKNPALLLELEAIILRATEPPYNVQIPIEM, encoded by the coding sequence ATGCCAACAAATGATTCTGACCTACAAATCCAAGCGCGAAGAATTCTAGACGCGATTGCTTTCATTCCTTTTGAGCAATGTCAACCCTTGACCCGTAGGTTTGAGAGCATTCCTGCGCGTCCTGGCATTTATGCAATCAGACACAGAACTGATGGATTGCTCTACATCGGTAAAACCAAGAGTTTACGAGGTCGCTTCAGTGGCGGGCACAAAGCTTTTTTGTGGGCGTGGCTCGATAAATATAGTGATGAAGACATACGGATTGCAGTACAGACAATTTCTCATTGGAAGAACCCTGCGTTACTATTGGAGCTAGAAGCCATCATTCTAAGAGCTACT